A single window of Methylobacterium nodulans ORS 2060 DNA harbors:
- a CDS encoding IS481 family transposase, translating to MPWQEVSVIDNRAEFVGLAQQEAANVAALCRRFGISRKTGYKWLGRARSGAGLDDRSRRPHASPARTSPEMEEAVLELRTAHPSWGGRKLRRRLQDQGQEVVPAASTITAVLARHARLGQPDAPSIPFTRFEHPRPNALWQMDFKGHFAHAGGRCHPLTVLDDHSRYALCLAACADEVTATVQGQLSATFRRYGLPERINLDNGSPWGNGPGQRYTPLTVWLLRLGIHISHSRPYHPQTNGKDERFHRTLKRDVLHGAFYASLAACQRAFDRFRLIYNSERPHEALGLAVPASRYQISRRAYPAELPAIEYDPTDQVRRVQRDGWISVRGQLVRVPKAFVGQPLALRPTQTDGRVDLVFITHRVGQIDLTQPTLRVQPVTHVSEHL from the coding sequence GTGCCTTGGCAAGAGGTGTCAGTCATAGACAACCGCGCCGAGTTCGTGGGTCTGGCCCAGCAGGAGGCGGCGAACGTGGCGGCGCTGTGCCGCCGCTTCGGGATCAGCCGCAAGACTGGCTACAAGTGGCTGGGCCGGGCGCGGAGTGGCGCGGGCTTGGACGACCGCTCGCGGCGCCCGCACGCCAGCCCGGCCCGCACGTCCCCCGAGATGGAGGAGGCGGTGCTGGAACTGCGCACGGCTCATCCGAGTTGGGGTGGGCGCAAGCTGCGCCGACGGCTGCAGGATCAGGGCCAGGAGGTGGTCCCGGCCGCCTCGACGATCACCGCCGTGCTGGCGCGCCACGCCCGGCTGGGCCAACCCGATGCCCCCAGCATCCCGTTCACCCGCTTCGAGCACCCCCGGCCCAACGCTCTCTGGCAGATGGACTTCAAGGGCCACTTCGCCCATGCCGGCGGCCGCTGCCACCCTCTCACCGTGCTGGACGACCACAGCCGCTACGCACTCTGCCTGGCGGCCTGTGCCGACGAGGTCACCGCGACCGTGCAGGGGCAGCTGAGTGCCACGTTCCGGCGCTACGGCCTGCCCGAGCGGATCAACCTGGACAACGGCAGCCCCTGGGGCAACGGACCGGGCCAGCGCTACACGCCTCTCACCGTGTGGCTGCTGCGGCTGGGCATCCACATCAGCCACAGCCGGCCCTACCATCCGCAGACCAACGGCAAGGACGAGCGCTTCCATCGCACCCTCAAGCGCGACGTGCTGCATGGCGCGTTCTACGCCAGCCTGGCGGCCTGCCAGCGGGCGTTCGATCGCTTCCGGCTGATCTACAACAGCGAGCGCCCGCACGAGGCCTTAGGCTTGGCGGTGCCGGCCAGCCGCTACCAGATCAGCCGGCGCGCTTATCCGGCCGAGCTGCCGGCGATCGAGTACGATCCGACCGATCAGGTGCGGCGCGTGCAGCGGGACGGCTGGATCAGCGTGCGCGGCCAGCTCGTGCGAGTGCCCAAGGCGTTCGTCGGCCAGCCGCTGGCCCTGCGGCCCACTCAGACCGATGGTCGGGTCGACCTTGTGTTCATCACCCACAGGGTGGGGCAGATCGACCTGACACAGCCAACACTCAGGGTGCAACCTGTCACCCATGTCTCCGAACACCTGTAA
- a CDS encoding LysR substrate-binding domain-containing protein: MHFDLVDLSLFRHVVEAGSITHGANRANLALAAASHRIRAMEASLGAALLTRARHGVTPTPAGRTLLSHARAILGGVERLQADLAAFAGGAAGQIRVLSNTNALTEFLPEVLSAYLTQHPGVSVEIEERLSDEIVGLVAEGAADLGLVAATVETGALQTYPFRRDRFVLVVAADHPLASRASVGFAEVLGHEVVGLDRASALTRFLLTKAARIGQPLRLRVQLRGFDAVCRLVECRVGLGIVPETTARRAARTMAIAIVGLDDPWAARDLTICVRDLEALPPFAQDFVAHLRAHRE; this comes from the coding sequence ATGCATTTCGACCTCGTCGACCTCAGCCTGTTCCGTCACGTGGTCGAGGCGGGCTCGATCACCCATGGGGCGAACCGGGCGAATCTCGCGCTCGCCGCCGCGAGCCATCGCATCCGGGCGATGGAGGCTTCCCTCGGCGCGGCGCTGCTCACCCGCGCCCGGCACGGGGTCACGCCGACCCCGGCCGGGCGGACCCTGCTGTCCCATGCCCGCGCGATCCTCGGCGGGGTGGAGCGCCTGCAGGCCGACCTCGCCGCCTTCGCGGGCGGCGCCGCGGGGCAGATCCGCGTCCTCTCGAACACCAATGCGCTGACGGAATTCCTGCCCGAGGTGCTCTCCGCCTATCTGACGCAGCATCCGGGGGTGAGCGTCGAGATCGAGGAGCGGCTCTCCGACGAGATCGTCGGGCTGGTGGCCGAGGGCGCGGCCGATCTCGGCCTCGTGGCGGCAACCGTCGAGACCGGCGCGCTCCAGACCTATCCGTTCCGGCGCGACCGCTTCGTGCTGGTGGTGGCGGCCGACCATCCGCTGGCCTCCCGCGCCTCCGTCGGCTTCGCGGAGGTGCTCGGCCACGAGGTGGTCGGGCTCGACCGGGCCAGCGCCCTCACCCGCTTCCTCCTCACCAAGGCGGCGCGGATCGGCCAGCCGCTGCGCCTGCGGGTGCAGCTGCGGGGCTTCGACGCGGTCTGCCGGCTGGTGGAGTGCCGGGTCGGCCTCGGCATCGTGCCGGAGACCACCGCCCGGCGGGCGGCCCGCACCATGGCGATCGCGATCGTCGGGCTCGACGACCCTTGGGCGGCGCGCGATCTGACGATCTGTGTGCGCGACCTCGAGGCGCTCCCTCCCTTCGCGCAGGATTTCGTGGCGCATCTGCGCGCCCATCGGGAGTGA
- a CDS encoding malonate--CoA ligase: MANHFFDLVRARLPGDPAARPFLETLDGLRWSYADLVAASARYAAALIGLGVNPGDRVAVQVEKSPAVLALYLGCVRAGAVFLPLNTAYTAAEIAYFLGDAEPALFVCDPGRLDALKPVAEAAGVPQVGTLDARGEGTMAAEAAGQTGTFADVARGPDDLAAILYTSGTTGRSKGAMLSHDNLASNALTLVEAWRFTPDDVLIHALPVFHTHGLFVATNTVLMSGAAMIFLPRLDPPRILDLMGRASVLMGVPTFYTRLLKEPGLTQEAARGMRLFVSGSAPLLAETHREWRERTGHAILERYGMTETNMSTSNPYEGDRVAGTVGFPLPGVSLRVVDPESGAPLPTDAVGMIEVRGPNVFKGYWRMPEKTAAEFRPDGFFITGDLGKIDERGYVHIVGRGKDLIITGGYNVYPKEVETEIDALPGVLESAVIGLPHKDFGEGVTAVVVRRPGAQVSEAEILGALESRLAKFKLPKRVLFAEELPRNTMGKVQKNVLREANRDLYGG, from the coding sequence ATGGCCAATCACTTCTTCGACCTCGTCCGCGCCCGCCTGCCGGGCGACCCCGCCGCGCGCCCCTTCCTGGAGACGCTCGACGGCCTGCGCTGGAGCTACGCCGACCTCGTCGCGGCCTCCGCTCGCTATGCCGCCGCCCTCATCGGCCTCGGCGTGAATCCCGGCGACCGGGTGGCCGTGCAGGTCGAGAAGAGCCCGGCCGTGCTCGCGCTCTATCTCGGCTGCGTGCGGGCGGGCGCGGTGTTCCTGCCCCTCAACACCGCCTATACGGCGGCCGAGATCGCCTATTTCCTGGGCGATGCCGAGCCGGCCCTGTTCGTGTGCGATCCGGGCAGGCTCGATGCGCTGAAGCCCGTGGCCGAGGCGGCCGGCGTGCCGCAGGTCGGCACCCTCGATGCGCGGGGCGAGGGCACCATGGCGGCGGAGGCCGCCGGCCAGACCGGCACTTTTGCGGACGTGGCCCGCGGCCCCGACGATCTCGCGGCGATCCTCTACACCTCGGGCACCACCGGGCGCTCCAAGGGCGCCATGCTGAGCCACGACAATCTCGCCTCGAACGCGCTGACCCTCGTCGAGGCGTGGCGCTTCACGCCCGACGACGTGCTGATCCACGCGCTCCCGGTCTTCCACACCCACGGCCTGTTCGTGGCGACCAACACGGTGCTGATGTCCGGCGCCGCGATGATCTTCCTGCCCCGCCTCGATCCGCCCCGCATCCTCGACCTGATGGGCCGGGCGAGCGTGCTGATGGGGGTTCCGACCTTCTATACCCGCCTCCTCAAGGAGCCGGGCCTGACGCAAGAGGCCGCCAGGGGCATGCGCCTCTTCGTCTCCGGCTCGGCGCCGCTTCTCGCCGAGACCCATCGCGAGTGGCGCGAGCGCACCGGCCATGCCATCCTCGAACGCTACGGCATGACCGAGACGAACATGAGCACCTCGAACCCCTACGAGGGGGACCGGGTGGCCGGCACGGTCGGGTTCCCGCTGCCGGGGGTGAGCCTGCGCGTCGTCGATCCCGAGAGCGGGGCGCCGCTCCCGACCGACGCGGTCGGCATGATCGAGGTGCGCGGCCCCAACGTGTTCAAGGGCTACTGGCGCATGCCGGAGAAGACGGCGGCCGAGTTCCGCCCCGACGGCTTCTTCATCACGGGCGATCTCGGCAAGATCGACGAGCGCGGCTACGTCCACATCGTCGGGCGCGGCAAGGACCTCATCATCACGGGCGGCTACAACGTCTATCCGAAGGAGGTCGAGACCGAGATCGACGCGCTCCCGGGCGTGCTCGAATCCGCCGTGATCGGCCTGCCGCACAAGGATTTCGGCGAAGGCGTCACGGCCGTCGTGGTGCGGCGGCCGGGCGCGCAGGTGAGCGAGGCGGAGATCCTCGGCGCGCTGGAGAGCCGGCTCGCCAAGTTCAAGCTGCCCAAGCGCGTCCTGTTCGCGGAGGAATTACCGCGCAACACCATGGGCAAGGTGCAGAAGAACGTGCTGCGCGAGGCCAATCGGGATCTCTACGGCGGGTGA
- the sdhC gene encoding succinate dehydrogenase, cytochrome b556 subunit: protein MAEIVRPAVARPLSPHLQIYRWTWTMAMSVAHRLTGIALYGGTALVAIWLVALASGKAAYDPVAWLYGSILGRLVIFVYTWILMHHMLGGIRHLVWDFGYGMEPGTRIAMAKYTLVGSVVLTLVIWAVALLAR from the coding sequence ATGGCCGAAATCGTCAGGCCCGCCGTGGCCCGACCGCTGTCGCCCCACCTCCAGATCTACCGCTGGACCTGGACCATGGCGATGTCGGTGGCCCACCGACTCACCGGCATCGCGCTCTATGGCGGCACCGCGCTCGTGGCGATCTGGCTGGTCGCGCTCGCCTCCGGCAAGGCGGCCTACGATCCCGTGGCGTGGCTCTACGGCTCGATCCTCGGGCGCCTCGTGATCTTCGTCTATACCTGGATCCTGATGCACCACATGCTGGGCGGCATCCGGCACCTCGTGTGGGACTTCGGCTACGGCATGGAGCCCGGCACCCGCATCGCCATGGCGAAGTACACGCTCGTCGGCTCGGTCGTGCTCACGCTCGTGATCTGGGCCGTGGCCCTTCTGGCGCGCTGA